One genomic segment of Macaca fascicularis isolate 582-1 chromosome 19, T2T-MFA8v1.1 includes these proteins:
- the TMC4 gene encoding voltage-gated chloride channel TMC4 isoform X7 — MEENPTLESEAWGSSRGWLAPREARGAPCPSPGPSLSSVLNELPSAATLRYRGPGVLPWGVPEEEEEAGGRSRKAFTEVTQAELQDPHPSRELPWPMQARRAHRQRNARDQVIYGSGTRTDQWARLLRRSKEKTKEGLQSLQPWSWTLKRIGGQFGAGTESYFSLLRFLLLLNVLASVLMACMTLLPTWLGGAPPGPPGSNTSSPCGSYNPHPQGLVTFATQLFNLLSGELGVRAEADTAGGVRGSDQLQPPGVLSLELRSLRGRPRAAAPAHHLVRITGGAGGDSGAAPGCCADSGPGSQGLVGAGAAQPAGDHTPWGSLLWHLLGYREHRGAAGEVPCSAVATAEACGELPSVHLHRWGQLCAAARVQAHCSTGRLH, encoded by the exons ATGGAAGAAAACCCAACCTTGGAATCAGAAGCCTGGGGCTCCTCCAGGGGGTGGCTGGCCCCCCGGGAGGCCAGAGGAG ccccctgcccctccccaggcccaTCGCTATCCTCTGTGCTGAACGAGCTGCCCAGTGCTGCCACCCTTCGGTACCGAGGCCCTGGGGTGCTGCCTTGGGGGGTgccggaggaggaggaggaggctggaggaAGGAGCAGAAAGGCCTTCACTGAAGTCACCCAGGCGGAGCTGCAGGACCCTCACCCTTCCCGGGAACTGCCCTGGCCCATGCAGGCCAGACGGGCACACAG GCAAAGAAATGCCAGGGACCAGGTGATCTATGGCTCTGGAACTAGGACGGACCAATGGGCGCGGCTACTTCGGAGGTCCaaggagaaaacaaaggaagGCTTGCAAAGCCTGCAGCCCTGGTCATGGACACTGAAGAGGATCGGGG GCCAGTTTGGCGCCGGCACCGAGTCCTACTTCTCCCTGCTGCGCTTCCTGCTCCTCCTCAACGTGCTGGCCTCTGTGCTTATGGCCTGCATGACGCTGCTGCCCACCTGGCTGGGAGGCGCTCCCCCAGGCCCTCCCGGCTCCAACACCTCCTCGCCCTGCGGCTCCTAtaacccccacccccagggcctGGTCACCTTTGCCACCCAGCTCTTCAACTTGCTCTCAGGAGAA CTCGGTGTCCGGGCTGAAGCAGACACTGCTGGCGGAGTCCGGGGATCTGACCAGCTACAGCCACCGGGTGTTCTCAGCCTGGAACTTCGGTCTCTGCGGGGACGTCCACGTGCGGCTGCGCCAGCGCATCATCTTGTACGAATTACAG GTGGAGCTGGAGGAGACAGTGGTGCGGCGCCAGGCTGCTGTGCGGACTCTGGGCCAGGAAGCCAGGGTTTGGTTGGTGCGGGTGCTGCTCAACCTGCTGGTGATCACACTCCTTGGGGGAGCCTTCTATGGCATCTACTGGGCTACAGAGAACACCGTGGCGCTGCAG GAGAAGTCCCTTGTTCAGCAGTTGCCACTGCTGAAGCTTGTGGTGAATTACCTTCCGTCCATCTTCATCGCTGGGGTCAACTTTGTGCTGCCGCCCGTGTTCAAGCTCATTGCTCCACTGGAAGGCTACACTAG
- the TMC4 gene encoding voltage-gated chloride channel TMC4 isoform X8 → MEENPTLESEAWGSSRGWLAPREARGGPSLSSVLNELPSAATLRYRGPGVLPWGVPEEEEEAGGRSRKAFTEVTQAELQDPHPSRELPWPMQARRAHRQRNARDQVIYGSGTRTDQWARLLRRSKEKTKEGLQSLQPWSWTLKRIGGQFGAGTESYFSLLRFLLLLNVLASVLMACMTLLPTWLGGAPPGPPGSNTSSPCGSYNPHPQGLVTFATQLFNLLSGELGVRAEADTAGGVRGSDQLQPPGVLSLELRSLRGRPRAAAPAHHLVRITGGAGGDSGAAPGCCADSGPGSQGLVGAGAAQPAGDHTPWGSLLWHLLGYREHRGAAGEVPCSAVATAEACGELPSVHLHRWGQLCAAARVQAHCSTGRLH, encoded by the exons ATGGAAGAAAACCCAACCTTGGAATCAGAAGCCTGGGGCTCCTCCAGGGGGTGGCTGGCCCCCCGGGAGGCCAGAGGAG gcccaTCGCTATCCTCTGTGCTGAACGAGCTGCCCAGTGCTGCCACCCTTCGGTACCGAGGCCCTGGGGTGCTGCCTTGGGGGGTgccggaggaggaggaggaggctggaggaAGGAGCAGAAAGGCCTTCACTGAAGTCACCCAGGCGGAGCTGCAGGACCCTCACCCTTCCCGGGAACTGCCCTGGCCCATGCAGGCCAGACGGGCACACAG GCAAAGAAATGCCAGGGACCAGGTGATCTATGGCTCTGGAACTAGGACGGACCAATGGGCGCGGCTACTTCGGAGGTCCaaggagaaaacaaaggaagGCTTGCAAAGCCTGCAGCCCTGGTCATGGACACTGAAGAGGATCGGGG GCCAGTTTGGCGCCGGCACCGAGTCCTACTTCTCCCTGCTGCGCTTCCTGCTCCTCCTCAACGTGCTGGCCTCTGTGCTTATGGCCTGCATGACGCTGCTGCCCACCTGGCTGGGAGGCGCTCCCCCAGGCCCTCCCGGCTCCAACACCTCCTCGCCCTGCGGCTCCTAtaacccccacccccagggcctGGTCACCTTTGCCACCCAGCTCTTCAACTTGCTCTCAGGAGAA CTCGGTGTCCGGGCTGAAGCAGACACTGCTGGCGGAGTCCGGGGATCTGACCAGCTACAGCCACCGGGTGTTCTCAGCCTGGAACTTCGGTCTCTGCGGGGACGTCCACGTGCGGCTGCGCCAGCGCATCATCTTGTACGAATTACAG GTGGAGCTGGAGGAGACAGTGGTGCGGCGCCAGGCTGCTGTGCGGACTCTGGGCCAGGAAGCCAGGGTTTGGTTGGTGCGGGTGCTGCTCAACCTGCTGGTGATCACACTCCTTGGGGGAGCCTTCTATGGCATCTACTGGGCTACAGAGAACACCGTGGCGCTGCAG GAGAAGTCCCTTGTTCAGCAGTTGCCACTGCTGAAGCTTGTGGTGAATTACCTTCCGTCCATCTTCATCGCTGGGGTCAACTTTGTGCTGCCGCCCGTGTTCAAGCTCATTGCTCCACTGGAAGGCTACACTAG
- the TMC4 gene encoding voltage-gated chloride channel TMC4 isoform X6 — protein sequence MGAATSEVQGENKGRLAKPAALVMDTEEDRGSVSGLKQTLLAESGDLTSYSHRVFSAWNFGLCGDVHVRLRQRIILYELQVELEETVVRRQAAVRTLGQEARVWLVRVLLNLLVITLLGGAFYGIYWATENTVALQEKSLVQQLPLLKLVVNYLPSIFIAGVNFVLPPVFKLIAPLEGYTRSLQIVFILLRTVFLRLASLVVLLFSLWEQITCGGDSEAKDCKTCGYNYKELPCWETVLGQEMYKLLLFDLLTALAVALLIQFPRKLLCGLCPGALGRLAGTQEFQVPDEVLGLIYAQTVVWVGSFFCPLLPLLNTVKFLLLFYLKKLTLFSTCSPAARTFRASTANFFFPLVLLLGLAISSVPLLYSIFLIPPSKPCGPFRGQSSIWAQIPESISSLPETTQNFLFFLGTQAFAAPLLLISSILMAYTVARANSYGRLISELKRQRETEAQNKVFLARRAVALTSTEPAL from the exons ATGGGCGCGGCTACTTCGGAGGTCCaaggagaaaacaaaggaagGCTTGCAAAGCCTGCAGCCCTGGTCATGGACACTGAAGAGGATCGGGG CTCGGTGTCCGGGCTGAAGCAGACACTGCTGGCGGAGTCCGGGGATCTGACCAGCTACAGCCACCGGGTGTTCTCAGCCTGGAACTTCGGTCTCTGCGGGGACGTCCACGTGCGGCTGCGCCAGCGCATCATCTTGTACGAATTACAG GTGGAGCTGGAGGAGACAGTGGTGCGGCGCCAGGCTGCTGTGCGGACTCTGGGCCAGGAAGCCAGGGTTTGGTTGGTGCGGGTGCTGCTCAACCTGCTGGTGATCACACTCCTTGGGGGAGCCTTCTATGGCATCTACTGGGCTACAGAGAACACCGTGGCGCTGCAG GAGAAGTCCCTTGTTCAGCAGTTGCCACTGCTGAAGCTTGTGGTGAATTACCTTCCGTCCATCTTCATCGCTGGGGTCAACTTTGTGCTGCCGCCCGTGTTCAAGCTCATTGCTCCACTGGAAGGCTACACTAGAAGTCTCCAGATCGTTTTTATCCTGCTCAG GACCGTGTTTCTTCGCCTGGCCTCCCTGGTGgtcctgctcttctctctctggGAACAGATCACTTGTGGGGGCGACTCCGAGGCTAAGGACTGCAAAACCTGTGGCTACAATTACAAAGAACTTCCG tGCTGGGAGACTGTCCTGGGCCAGGAAATGTACAAACTTCTGCTCTTTGATCTGCTGACTGCCTTGGCAGTCGCGCTGCTCATCCAGTTTCCTAGAAA GCTCCTCTGTGGCCTCTGTCCTGGGGCGCTGGGTCGTCTGGCGGggacccaggagttccaggtgcCCGACGAGGTGCTGGGGCTCATCTACGCGCAGACGGTGGTCTGGGTGGGGAGTTTTTTCTGCCCTTTGCTGCCCCTGCTTAACACGGTCAAGTTCCTGCTGCTTTTCTACCTGAAGAAG CTTACCCTCTTCTCCACCTGCTCTCCGGCTGCCCGCACCTTCCGGGCCTCCACGGCGAATTTCTTTTTCCCCTTGGTTCTTCTCCTGGGTCTGGCCATCTCCAGCGTTCCCCTGCTTTACAGCATCTTCCT GATCCCGCCTTCTAAGCCGTGTGGTCCATTCCGGGGGCAGTCGTCCATCTGGGCCCAGATCCCTGAGTCTATTTCCAGCCTCCCTGAGACCACCCAGaacttcctcttcttcctggggACCCAGGCTTTTGCTGCGCCCCTTCTGCTGATCTCCAG CATCCTGATGGCGTACACTGTGGCTCGGGCTAACTCCTACGGACGCCTCATCTCTGAGCTCAAACGTCAGAGGGAGACG GAGGCGCAGAATAAAGTCTTCCTGGCACGGCGCGCTGTGGCGCTGACCTCCACCGAACCGGCTCTTTGA